The following coding sequences are from one Canis lupus dingo isolate Sandy chromosome 21, ASM325472v2, whole genome shotgun sequence window:
- the LOC112641977 gene encoding nucleoside diphosphate kinase A-like: MANSERTFIAIKPDGVQRNLLGEIIKCFEQKGFRLIAMKLIQASEDLLKEHYIDLKDRPFFASLEKYMQSGPVVAMVWEGLNVVKTGRVMLGETNPADSKPGTIRGDFCIQVGRNIIHGSDSVESVEKEIGVWFQPEELVDYKSCAQNWIYE, encoded by the coding sequence ATGGCCAACAGTGAACGCACCTTCATTGCCATCAAGCCTGATGGAGTCCAGCGCAACCTCTTGGGAGAGATCATCAAGTGTTTCGAACAAAAGGGATTCCGCCTCATTGCTATGAAATTAATCCAGGCTTCTGAAGACCTTCTCAAGGAGCACTATATTGACCTGAAGGACCGTCCATTCTTTGCCAGCCTGGAGAAGTACATGCAGTCAGGGCCTGTGGTTGCCATGGTGTGGGAGGGACTGAATGTGGTGAAGACAGGCCGAGTGATGCTCGGAGAGACCAACCCTGCGGACTCCAAACCTGGGACCATCCGTGGGGACTTTTGCATCCAAGTTGGCAGGAACATTATCCATGGCAGCGATTCTGTGGAGAGTGTGGAGAAGGAGATTGGCGTGTGGTTCCAGCCCGAAGAGCTGGTGGATTACAAGAGCTGTGCTCAGAACTGGATTTATGAGTGA